In Candidatus Electrothrix scaldis, the genomic window TTTGTCTTCATATGGATGGGAAGTTGTTTTGACACCTGCTACTAAGGATGGCGGTTATGATCTTTTTGCCATCACCAAAAATAAATCTGGCCTCCAAGCTTCTTGGATTATTGAATCCTAAATTGAGCGATTCATGGTCTGGGTAAAGCAATTCCGGTAAGAAAAGCTCAATTTTTTAAAAATTGGTTCTCAGGGGAAAACAAAAACACCTCTGAATATAGCTTTTCTTCAGATCCGTTACGTTTTGGGGCCAATTTCCGCAGTTTTCATGAAAATTGGGCGCACTTATCCTGTCTGAATTCAAATTGAGAATTGCCAGAGATGCTCACCTAGTGTTGTAACACAGGGGGCTCAATACACCTTTTTAACATTTCGGCTAATTGAAGCCCTTCAAAAGCACACCGGGCCACTTTTAATACAACCTGACCGCTGTGCCTGACAATTTTACCCGCTACATCTATCAGTTGACGGCGCACTGTTGATGCATAGGCTGTTATTGAAACTACGGGAGAAGCTGCATCCTCTTTGAATGATTCAAAAAGAAAAAAGCCGACCAGTAGCATGTAATACCACGCAGCGTTTGGAGTGAATCGAGTGAACGGCAGTTGTTCATGGCCAAAATCCTTGAAACCTCGGTTAACCAACTCGTCGCTACCGCGTACATGATACCCTGCAACAATAGCGTTGGCACTTACATATTCTGACATAACTCCCGCCTTTTCAAGAAGTTCGTCAATAGTTCCGCCACGCCCAAGATTTGTAATGATCACGGTGTCTGGACCAGTTCCTGGAAGCCGAAGCTGAGACCCGTGGTTGCACAGGCGACAGTATATAGCACGTCGAAATTGCTTCCAATTACCCCTTTTAGTGCCGAATTCCGCATACTCCCAAATATCTTTCTTACCGGGTGCGGCAAAACGCCTCCAACGGGTTGTCTCACTTGCAAATTCTTTTATATCTTTATACATCTTCCCACCACAGATATAACCAACACCAAGTTGCTCACAAAATTCAAAAATCTTCTGGTCGAAAAAACCACTGTCCATTCGGATAACAATCGGGACATCATGTCGATATTCCTTTCTGATGCGATTCACAATATGCAATATCATTTTTTGGACAGTGTCACCGTGATTCGAGTGCTTATCACCACCGCGAAAAACCGCATCTACAAAAAATCTTCCCCAGTTCATCTGTAACGGCTGGAATCCTTTCTTTTTTTTATAGGTCGGTTTTACTCCATGTCGACACTCTGCGTCATCGTTTTCCATAACCATTGTATCAATGCCGAGTTCAACAACGGCTGGCTTGGTTATATTCAATCGCCAAATGAACAGTTTCTGCAGCAGACGTCGAAAAACAAACACTTTAACAAAAGAAAAATTGCCGAAAAAACGCTTGATTGTATGCGAGGAGGCCATGTCATCCTCTGATGTCTCTATACAGGCGGCATAGCCCTTATCTGCCTTAAGAGGATCGCCGAACAAACTCTCAATAATAGGGAATAATGAAATACCATGCAGGTACGCTATAAAAAGAGACAGACCTGACCGACTGGTCAAACAGTCGTCAGTTATGTCAATATAATTAATTTTCAGGTCACTTTTTCGATAGGTCGTGTTTTTTTTCTTCTTCATGGTACTTCACCCGGAGGGTTGCAAATCAATTAAGCTGTAGTTCTTTACTTACATGAATAATAACATATGGTTGAAACATGGAAAAGGATTATTTTATATCAAGAATCGCTCAATTTAGGTGAATGTAAGCGACATGCTAAACATCGCAAGGTAGGTGTGGATATTGTACGAGCACTTTATGGTGTTAAACATGATTTGAGAGTTGGAAATGCCCTTTTGGCAACCACTTCTAACTTTACTAAGGGTGTATATGATTTTAAAGCCTCCCGCTATGACCTGGAATTAAGAGATTTTGAAGGTATTTTGAAGTGGCTTAACGAATATCATCCTAACCCAGATGGCGAGTTGCACATTAAAGATAACAATCTAGTCTTACCTGACAATTAGCGACGGTTCGCAGGATACATAAAGCGCACCGCTATCATGCCAAAACAAAGAGAGAATGTTAAAAGTATCGGAAGACAAGAAATCAAGCAAGGCCGATACAAAATAAACACCAACCTCCTCAAAAGCATTCTCGGTAAAAAACGAGCACTCGACACATATCGCCCGCTCCCTCCCGCCATAGTTAAAAAACTCGAAGAGGAATTTTCTATTGCCTGGACCTACAATTCAAATGCCATAGAGGGCAATACCCTCACCCTCCAGGAAACCGAGATTGTCCTTAACTCAGGGATTACCATCGGCGGCAAAACGGCAATTAGGGACGTAGCCCGTTTTAGTTTTTTCTGCTTCGGTCGTCGGTAGCCTGCGGCGAAGTACCTGCGGATATTCGTATCCGCAAGGAAAAAAATCCGTTAGACCGGACGATGAAGGGGCGATCCTTGTAATCGCCCTTGTTGCTTGTCCCAAGGATGAACTTTCTACCCCTCCCGCAAAGAAAGCGCAATCCTTCTCCGCTGCTGATCCACCTCCAGCACCCGCACCGTTACCTGCTGCCCCACCTTAACCACCTCAGCAGGATCTTTAACAAAGCGATCCGCCAGTTGGCTGATATGAACCAGTCCGTCCTGATGCACCCCGATATCAACAAAGGCCCCAAACTTAGTCACATTGGTGACAATGCCAGGCAGGCGCATTTCCTCAATCAGATCGTCCATCGAATTGACCCCATCAGCAAAGGCAAAGGCTGTGAACTCCTGACGGGGATCACGTCCTGGTCGGGCCAGCTCTTCCAGGATGTCCCGCAGAGTGGGAAGCCCAAGGGCCTGGCTCCCTCCTTTTCCACTGTCCTTGCTGACATATCGTTGCAGATCAATCCTGTCCCGCAGCTCTTTTTGCTGCATAAGCTCCTGAACAGTACAGCCCAGATCAGCAGCCATTTTCTCCACTACGGCATACCGTTCCGGGTGGACAGCAGAGTTATCCAGGGGATTTTCTGCTCCGTGAATACGGAGAAAGCCTGCGCATTGCTCAAATGCTTTCGCCCCCAGACGAGGCACCTTGAGCAGTTGTTTACGACTGACAAACGGCCCCTGCTCTTCCCGCCGGGCAATGATCTTGGCTGCCAAGCCCGGCCCCAGGCCGGAGACATAGGTAAGCAGCTCCAGCGAGCCGCTGTTCACCTCCACCCCAACCGTATTCACACAGTGCATGACCACATCATCCAGAGCCTTTTTCAGGGCAGCCTGATTGACATCATGCTGGTACTGCCCGACCCCGATGGAAGCAGGATCAAGCTTGACCAGCTCTGCCAGAGGATCCTGGAGGCGACGCCCAATGGAAACCGCTCCCCGCACCGTGATATCATGGTCAGGAAATTCCCGCCGAGCCACCTCGGAGGCGGAATAGATTGAGGCCCCGCTTTCATTGACTAAAGTGATGAGAATCCCCTTATCCAGCCCAAGACCACGGACAAACTGTTCTGTCTCTCGCCCGGCAGTGCCGTTACCAATGGCAATGGCCTGAATCCGATGCTTCCGGCAGAGCGTTGTGATGGTTTGCCCGGCCTCATCCTGCTGCTTTGTCCCGTGGGTGGGATAGACCGTGGTAAAATCCAGCAACTGGCCCTGCTCGCTGAGACAGACCAACTTAGCTCCGGTACGAAAACCCGGATCAAGGGCCATGACCCGTTTCTGCCCCAGAGCCGGAGCCAGCAGCAATTCCCGGAGATTATCAGCAAAGACCTGAATGGCCTCCTGATCAGCCCGCTGCTTCAGGTCTGCCCGCAATTCGTTTTCCAAAGACGGGCCAAGCAGTCGCTTATAGCTCTCCTCTGCTGCCAGCTGTACCTGCTCACGAAACCTGCCCTGAGACGAAAAACGCCTTTTGATTAAGGCAAGGGCAGCGTCCTCATCCGGTCGGATCACGAGACGCAGCACCTTTTCCTCTGCTCCGCGAAACATAGCCAGTAAACGATGACCGGGAGCTTTATGTGCTCCCTCCTGCCAATCAAAATAATCGCGGAACTTTGCTCCTTGCTCCTGATTCTTCTTCACCACGGTGGAACGAATCTCCGCCTTATTGGCAAAGAGTCGGCGCAGGTCAGCTCGCAAATCCGCGTCTTCGTTCATCCACTCGGCCATGATGTCCCGGGCACCAGCTAAAGCCTCTTCCTCTGAATGCACTTCTTTTTCCGGATCAACAAAGGCTCCCGGTTGAATCTGATTATCCTGACCGGTAAAGAGAGCCTGGGCCAGCGGCTCCAGACCCTTTTCCCTGGCCATCACCGCCTTGGTCTTACGCTTCTGCTTATACGGCAGAAAGATATCTTCCAGCGTGGTCAGGTCTTCTGCCTTGCCCAATGCCTGCTCTAATTCCGTGGTGAGTAATTCCCGTTCAGCCAGGGAATCCAGCATATTTTTTCGCCGCTTGTTCAGGGCAGCAACGTCAGCCAATTGATCACGAATGGCTGCGACCTGGGTTTCATCAAGGGAACCGGTCACCTCCTTCCGATAGCGGGAGATAAAAGGGACAGTCGCCCCTTCTTCAAGGAGTTGGGCTGTGGCAAGTACCTGCTGGGAAGTAATTTGCAGGGCTTGAGATATACGATGCGCGATACGATGATCTTGTTGCTGATTCTGGGACATATGAGGGTATCAGAGAAATGGAATAATGGAACGATCAGGACTCTTGGTGTAACCGGTTATGGTTATAACGAATTCCTGCGGGAAGGGCAAAGAGATTTTGGTTATCTTGCGGTTAAGGCTGCTTCACGCCGCAAAAAGAAGAAGCGCTGAATGAACTTTTTGCAGTTCACTTACATATGAGGGAAAACAGGGGACAAGGCATCCATGAACAGCGGAAGGGAAGCGAATTTTTCCAGGGCATCCCGTGCTGCCTGTTTACAGTCGGAGCGAGGAGTGCCTAAGGTCAAGAGAAGTTCAATGACCTCGGTGTCGGTCAGGGCCTCAATGCCCTTTTCCTGGAATTTATCCCGGAGTCGCTGGCTTGTCTGATTTCGTTGCACTCAATCAAGACCTACGAAACTCATAAATCTATCCAGAAAATCAGGAAAGAGTTGCCACATAATCATACAAGGCAAGATCTGCTTTCACTAAGGGTAAAAGGATCTCCTTTATTTCATCAGAATGCACATCATATAGTGGTTCTATTTTCGCCTTATTGAGTCGTTTTGGTTGTTCGACATAACGGAATCCATTATCACGACAAAAAGAAGCTGCAAACTCTTTATATGATTCCGTTAAACCTACCCTCCTAAAGAGAGAACAATTTTTCTTTGCTACCTGTAGGTCTTCGTCACCAACTCTCGCTGGTCGATAATCAAGAAAATATCTTGTCTGTATATTATCAAAAAAATCAATTTCAAAGCCATCGAGATTATCAACAAAATCTCGCAGCATCGTTTTGATATCCTTTTTTTTCAAGGCCAACTCCATTGCAAGCTTCTGCACCACAGGGGGATGCCTTTTATAAAAATCACTTAATGTATCAACCCCTACCCCTTTCACCCAATTCAGATGGGAATGCAAGTGTTTAAAGGGATCACGAAGAATAGTATAGTATATGAATCTGTCAGGAGGATTCAGCTGAGCTAATTTTTCTAAGGACAAGTGCCCTGCTATATAATGATACCGCTCAAAGACCTCTGCTTTTTCATGCTGGATACCTTCAATATGGGTGATTGAAGAGCCTTCAGGAAAAAACTGCCTTGCATAGTAATTAAAAGAGGTGCCAGCAGTCTTGGGTATATGCATAAAAAAAATATTTGGCAGTTCGCCCTCACACACTTGCGCTATCTCGTTATACTCATAGCTTGCAAGTAAGCAAGGCACCAGGCTCTTCATGTATATTTTTAAAGCAAGCCCTTCTTTCAGCTCGAAATTCTCAGGAAGAGTGAAGGTGAAGCCACATTTCCCTGTAGGATGTCCAGCTACATCTATGAGATCCTGCCTGAATTCATCATTTATCAACTCGCCTATCAACTCTTCTCCATAATAAATATGAAGAACTATGGGTCTTGTCGGAAATATCCTCCAGTAACACCATCCGGTTATTCTCTGCGTAGTGACTGTATCAATTGCGTATTTGATGATTCTTTTTGCCATAGGGTTCAATTTCGTTCATTTGAGGCCTTTCCGCCTCTTTTTATCAAGTTTCACCTCAGTGCTTCACGAGCTGCATCGAAACAGCTCCATAAGAGACACATTCTCTCGTTATTGTCCATATTTTTTTATAAGCTATTTACTCAGTATGTCGACTCATGTATCATAAACAACTTAACTGTGGCCTGCTGGTCGAAAAGGCAAAGCAGAGCCCTCAAAACTTGCCAATAAAGCAAAACCGCAAACACTTACCCCAAAAATATTACGATGTTTATACTTGGAAACTTCCTTTTGGCTCTGGCAAAACTTATTAATATTGTTTTTACGGCCTATACCTGGATCATCATTGCCCGCGCTGTTATATCCTGGGTCAATGCGGACCCCTACAACCCTATCGTCAGGTTTCTTGTCCAGGTCACAGAACCGGTCTTAGAAAAAATTCGCCGCTACCTACCTCCAATGGGAGGGCTTGACCTCAGCCCTATGATCCTCATTTTTGCCATTATCTTTCTGCAAAGCTTTCTTGTGCCAACACTCACCAGCATAGGAATGTCCATGCACTAATCGGGCAACGCCCTATCCCATGCCCTACTTACAGACCCAGCCCGATGGCAGCCTGATGCTCTCTCTCTATGTCCAGCCCAGAGGTGGCCAAAATGCCATCGTTGGTCTCCACGGAGAAGCAATCAAACTGCGGTTGAGTGCGCCCCCAGTGGATGGCAAGGCAAACAAGGCAATTATCGCTTTTTTTGCAAAGTCTTTAAAAATTCCCAAATCTGCGGTAACTATTAAAAGCGGCTTACAGAGTCGCATGAAAAAGATTTTATTGTCTGGAGTGGATGAAGAGCAGGTTCGCGCCCTTATTAAGGGCTAATCAAGCTCTCCTCTACTCTTTATCTTAAGATATTGCGCATAACAAGGTGGTAAGGAAAAAAGGTATGGAAAAAAATCAGCTAAAGACTGTCACCGAGATTTTTTCCGAAGCATGGGATCTGTATAAAAGCAAGGCCGTTTCCATCGTGCTTGTTGCCATCATCTCTCTCCTTGTGAGCGCCCTTGTCCTCGTCGGAGGAGCAACAGCAGCCTTTTTCGCCCTAGGTGGACAACCTTTCTTTGCAGGAGATCTTCGCGAACTCCTCATGAACCCAAAAGTCCTTGGAGCAGGCGTTCTCTTGCTCCTTTCGAGCATTCTCCTGGCTTCCTGGAGTCAAGCTGCTGTTCTTACGGCCACGGTTCGTCAGGACAGCAGCATCCCTGGTGTGCTCATAAAAAGCTGGAAATATGCCTTCCCCCTTCTCTGGATCACAAGCCTTTATGTCGGGATTATTACGGCAGGAATCACCTTCTTTGTTCTCCCAGGCCTGATACTCGCCTTATCACTGTCCTTTTGTTTTTTCAGTATGGCAGATGAAAATCGGACAGGCATTGATGCTCTTCTTGCCAGCCGATTCTATGTACGGGGACATTGGTGGAATACCTTGTTCAAACTCCTGCTGGTCTGGATACCTGCGTTGTTCATCAACCTCATTCCTTTCCCCTTCGTCCCTCAAATCCTCACCTTGTTTTTCACACCCTTCCTGATGCTCTACACGGCAAGGGTGTACTCTGATCTCAAAGAATGCGCAGAGGAGAGCGAGCCCTCCCTTGGTTTAGGCTGGCTTTGGGTCCTTTTCGGTGTATTCGGATTTCTTCTTCCACTGCTTACGGTTATCGGTTCCATCGTGGCTCTTGGTCCCCAGCTCCCCGAGATCATCAAGCAGGTGCAAACAAACGCCAATCAAGCTCTTGGCAGAGAGCTTTTCCCTCAGATTCTAGATGATTCTCGAAAAAATCCTGATAAAAAACCAGGCAAACCTCCGCTCGTCCGGCAACTCCCTTCTATAAATGGCTTCCTGGTCTGGAGAGACCCCATCGGAGACACCCACAATCCTCTTTTGGATATCAAAGAAGTTTCCGCAAAAGGAGAACAGGATAACCTCATCCTTGCTATTACCATGATTCGGCCTTTTTCCGATTATTTCCTCTCTGCAAAACCAGGTAACTTTGACTCATTGGTCAGCTTTTACCTGGATACCGACACCAATCGAGCAACAGGAGGTACGCCTTTTAAGCAAGACCAGAGAAGAAACGGATATGATCTGGATGTGCAGGTACAACTTGTCGTACAGCAAGGGAAGAATACGTCAGGAAGGGCGGAAGCAAGCCTGTATCAGCTTTCTACCAATGAAAGAAGGTCTATTGGAACGTTGGATAAAAATGCTGTCACTGTATCCGGGGATACAGTGACAATTCGTGTACCTTATACGCAGTTGAAGGCCGCTTCCGGGGATATCATCAGAGTCTGCTATCAGGAAGCGGCACAGGAAAAGGGACGCAGCTTAGCCAAGGATAAATTGGTGCCGCTCAAATAAGGGCTCTTCTTACTTGTGGGTAACCGGATAACTGTTCATAAGCCACTCAGTCCAACCGCCGCTCAAGGCGTAAACATGCGTAAAACCCTTTTCCATGAGCTTCTGGGCCAATCGACCACTTGTCCCTAAGCCCTCACAAGCACAATAAAGGACCAGCGGGGTGTTTTTATGAAAGTTCTCTGCCCAAACATCTACTTTATCGCCTGGCAGACGAATTGCACCAGGAATTTTATTATCACTGGCATTCCAATGATTATCAGCGCGCACATCCAAAATCGTGTACTCATAGGAACCAAGCTTGGACTTCAGCTCCTCCTTGCTGATCGTTTGAATATCAGCGGAAAGTGCTTGATTTGCACCACCTATCCCCAGTAATACGGCAACGACGAGCAGCAGAATGTTTTTCATGACATTTTCTCCTTTATAAAATAGTTGCTGATCCATTTACTTGTTGCTTACAGACTGTCTTGACTCATCAACAGGGCATGGGATGCTTCAACTACTGCAACCAGAAGAGCCTATTTCTTTTCCACAGGAAAATCACCAGCCCTCCATTGCCTCCAGCCCCCTTTTCAGGACATAGACATCAGTAAAATCTCTTGCTACGAATTTGCGTGCCAAACTGGCACTGCCTCTTTCGTTCACTCATGAACAATAGAGAATCATTGTATTATCCTTAGGTAAGAATGACGACCATTCATCAAAATTATCCCACGTCACCTGGATTGCGCCGGGGATTTTAAACTTACTACGGCTCCAGCCTCTTATTAAGTATCCAAGGGCCGTCCCGATGCAACATACTGATTTTATCTTCAATAAATACACATTCACTCTCTATCTACTAGCACTGTACAGTTTTTTACATTGCATGTACAGTTTTTTTTATATTAAATTTTTAATCTTTTGTAAATAATTGCAACAGCGTGGCACACATTTCTGTAACCAAGACCAGGAAAGACCTCTCTTCCTGGCCTCGTTAGGGCAACAACCCAATATGGGTTCGATATGAATTTACTTTCTCGCAGAGCATAAAAAGGAAGAGATCGAAGTAAAACAAGAAAAGGAACACTGAGCAAGGAAGCGATAATGGCAAGGAGGGGGTAAAAAAAGACAAAAAAAACCGCAAACCAATGAAGGCTACGGGCTTTACGTCAAAGTCAAAGGACGAGATGGACTCGTAACCCTCTATTTTCCCTCTGTCAGTTCCTCATACAGGGCAAAAAGAAACTGCATCCTTTTCAGTTCGTTGGCAAAGGCCTGCCGCTTCTTGTGACGGCAGCTGAGCCTTAAAAAAAACAGGCCCCGCCTTTAAAAGATGATAACTGTCCTTTTTATTCCAGACCCTCGGCATGAAAAGGTGACGACTGTTTTTTTAATTCCAAGCCCCCGTCTTTAAAAGAAGATGACTGTCCTTTTTATTCCATGCCTCCGGTATTAAAAGGTGATGACCATTCTTTTAATACCAGGCCTCCGGTTTCTTTTCCTGACAGCCCGGTTGTACAAGGTAAGCCCCTGCTGTTTTCCTGTCCGGACATGGCGGATAATCCAGGCATCGGGGCGTTGAAGATGAGGGGGGATGTGCTCAGGATAGCCGGGTGGACCGAGTCAGCCCGACTGCTTCCTGAAAAACTTCACTCCCGGCAGCCCCTTGAAATGCGCGTCCGAAGTAACCAGCAGGGCCTCATGAAAGCGGGAGGTGGCATAGATAATGGAATCTGCAAAAGAAAGGGAATATTCTGCGGAGAGATCAGCAGCGGAAAGGGCTATTGCTGTTGACAGGGGAACAACACTGCCCTGTTCAGTTATGGCTGCGGCTTCCAGAGCTGTCTGAAGATTCCGCTTCCGGGCAGTCCATTTATACAGCTCATACTGAACTGAAGTCGGCACGATGACCGATTCAATCGGGCTGAAATACGGTTCAAACTGAGCACAAAGCGGACCGTCTGTCAGCCACTCAATCCAGCCGCAGGTATCAATCAGGATCATTCCGGGCTGCGCTCCGTCCTGTCCCTGTATTCGGATGAATCCGCGCATTCACAGCCGGAGAGCATGCCCTTTGCCTCCTTAACTGATCGCTGCGGGATCAACTCAATGATACGGCCCCGCGCAAGCAGGGTGAACTGCTGCCCGGCTCTGAGGTCAAGGGCGTTGCGCATGGCTTTGGGAATGGACAACTGAAATGTGCTGGAGAGTTTTGCCTGAAGCATAAGTTTTACCTTTTATCTATCGTTCTTTCTTGAGAATAGGCTATTGTTGATCCGCACACAAGTCTTTTCTGTTCTTTCCTGCCTGTTGACTGATGTGCATTCAGGAGGCAATTTGGTCAACGGGAACAGAAAAACAGGGGAAGTCCATTCACGAATGAATTCCATCCTGTCCTTATGGAGATACAAAAATATCCTTGCATATTTTAATGATATTTGCGATTCCGACCGCGATGCCGATGTAATCCTTTATTCTGGAAACGACAGATGGGGATTCCGATTCATCCTTTTGGGACTTTTGAAGATGAACAGTTGTTGTTGATTTACTTTTTAAAGCCATACAGTTTCTCCTTGGTAACTTGTGATCCTTCGTTTCTTCCATGAAGACTATACGGCTGTTTTGACATGGAATCTATATGATAAAAATTCCCTTTTGAAAAAAAGTAAAAAAAGCCCGCTATTGCAGTAATAGCAGGCCATCGCGAGTATTTCCTTACAGAAGCCACCCGAATACTTTTTATCAGTTGTCAGATCAGTCTGTTAAGTATTATTCTTATTTCTTGGGCTTTCTTTCGTCTATCACCTGCCGGACAAGACCGGGTAAGGTGCCGCCTAGATCAAGCGGCCTGTTCAATATTGCTATCAACTGTTGAAGCATCCCGTTCGGATTATTAGTTGGACGTTTACCTGAAACATTATGGCATTTTTGATAAAGGCGCTCTACCAAAAAACGTTCGGCTATCTTTCCTTGGCCTTTTCGCCGACCTGTTCGACTTTGTTGTTTCTTCACGCGGTTGGAAATATGACGAATCATACCGAGGTCAAAAAGGAGATGTGATTTACCGCAACTGGAGTTAGGATTGTCGAGCTGCCTTGCAGCCCACTCGTATGAATTAAGGTTTGACTGAATTTTATTTTGTAGGTGAGATACGAGTTTATTGTCATTTAGAAGTTTTTCCAGCGCACTGGCGTGTTCCCCAAGCTGAAAAAGTTTTTTATTCAGATCGTTTATTGTGACACCTCCGTAATATTTCCTTTTCACTAAAAAAGATTCCCCAATAAAGTGTATACCTGCTAAGGAATCTTTTCCCATCAACTCGACAAGTTCTATTTCCTCTTCATTAGTAAACAGGTTGGCTGGGACAGTTCCTTGTATTGCCTTCGGCCAAATATAGCATTCACCAATATCATTTGAACTTGTATCATCTTTCGATGATTCTTCGTTATACACAACCAACATATTCTTCATAAAACCCTATCCTTCAATTAAGATGAGATGATAACCTTTCTTATGCGACTAACACCCCCGGAATAAGCTGCTGACCGAAAGGCCGGTCATTCTTGGACCTGTTATTGTCCTTCGTCATCAATGATAATAGGTGTTCCCACGGTGTCCTCTACTACGGTATGACATTCGACAACAAACCACTCGTTAAACAGGTTGAACGTCCTCTTCTCTGGCCAGAGTTTCCTGTCAGTGTACCAGGACGCCAACTCCGCCTCAAAGAGGGTTTCATAATTACGCTTTATCCAACGCTCAACATCCGTTGTATCCTCTGCATCTTCATCCGACACAAGATAGACTATCCCGTCATTATGTACGTTTTCTACCGTTACACCTTGGCCTTCAGCAGAAGGATCAGCTTCATTTATCCATTCAACCGCTTTGGGTGCGGCTCTTCTTATTCAATTCTAGCTAACTAATAATACATCAATTGTAGATTTCAAATTGAGCGTTATTCGCTCGAACTGCTCGACTTTTAATCCGGTAAAAATAGACCCCATAATTACCACCGCATTAACAGGAACAGTTTAGGCAAATAACAGTTAAAGTGAAATGAAGTATTGACACTTTTTCAAGACGATAACTTTGATTTAAAAGAGCCGCACCCAACCGCTTTTTGCTTATATCTCAGAATGATTGCTGCTCTGTTAATAGTCATTTTTTATAATACCTGTTTTTGTACATGTTTTATGCAAAGCTGTTGCGCATCTTGTCAGCGGGTCATCCGGGCATCGGGTCGTTGAAGCTGAGGGAGTGGAAAAAGGGAAGGAGGGGTAATGAGGTTGTACGGACGCGGCTCAAGTCATTGATGCGGGCTTAGTGCGCCTTCATCAGGGCACTTCCTTAACAGACTTGAGCCGCTGGCAGAGTAGGGGGGCTTTTCAACCGCATATCCAGCCAACGCGGGATAGTTGCTGCGGAATAAAAAAGAAGAAGGGCGAGCTCTTATTTTCTGATAAGAACAACAACCCATGTACCGTAGTCGTCTTTCAATATCAATTGATCGCCTCTTGTTTCATATCCTACAGCAGCCCGGAAGGCTTCCAAGAGAAGGTCATCCTGCCTCATGCGTCTTTCTTCGCATCTCATATATGTCGAACTACCTGCTTTCATAGAAATTCGATCTCCAGAGACAGTATAATCTCCCATATAATTATTACAGAAAGATCGCCCCCAAAATCTACCGTCTTCCCCAAATTGCATGTCGAGTTCTTTGTAAAAGTTTATATCGACAAGTCCTCGACCGTCATTATAACTGGTCACCTCCCAGGAGGTTCCGGCTAACTGAATATTTTCCAAAGAAAAAAAA contains:
- a CDS encoding IS1380 family transposase, whose translation is MKKKKNTTYRKSDLKINYIDITDDCLTSRSGLSLFIAYLHGISLFPIIESLFGDPLKADKGYAACIETSEDDMASSHTIKRFFGNFSFVKVFVFRRLLQKLFIWRLNITKPAVVELGIDTMVMENDDAECRHGVKPTYKKKKGFQPLQMNWGRFFVDAVFRGGDKHSNHGDTVQKMILHIVNRIRKEYRHDVPIVIRMDSGFFDQKIFEFCEQLGVGYICGGKMYKDIKEFASETTRWRRFAAPGKKDIWEYAEFGTKRGNWKQFRRAIYCRLCNHGSQLRLPGTGPDTVIITNLGRGGTIDELLEKAGVMSEYVSANAIVAGYHVRGSDELVNRGFKDFGHEQLPFTRFTPNAAWYYMLLVGFFLFESFKEDAASPVVSITAYASTVRRQLIDVAGKIVRHSGQVVLKVARCAFEGLQLAEMLKRCIEPPVLQH
- a CDS encoding restriction endonuclease gives rise to the protein MVETWKRIILYQESLNLGECKRHAKHRKVGVDIVRALYGVKHDLRVGNALLATTSNFTKGVYDFKASRYDLELRDFEGILKWLNEYHPNPDGELHIKDNNLVLPDN
- a CDS encoding Tex family protein, whose translation is MSQNQQQDHRIAHRISQALQITSQQVLATAQLLEEGATVPFISRYRKEVTGSLDETQVAAIRDQLADVAALNKRRKNMLDSLAERELLTTELEQALGKAEDLTTLEDIFLPYKQKRKTKAVMAREKGLEPLAQALFTGQDNQIQPGAFVDPEKEVHSEEEALAGARDIMAEWMNEDADLRADLRRLFANKAEIRSTVVKKNQEQGAKFRDYFDWQEGAHKAPGHRLLAMFRGAEEKVLRLVIRPDEDAALALIKRRFSSQGRFREQVQLAAEESYKRLLGPSLENELRADLKQRADQEAIQVFADNLRELLLAPALGQKRVMALDPGFRTGAKLVCLSEQGQLLDFTTVYPTHGTKQQDEAGQTITTLCRKHRIQAIAIGNGTAGRETEQFVRGLGLDKGILITLVNESGASIYSASEVARREFPDHDITVRGAVSIGRRLQDPLAELVKLDPASIGVGQYQHDVNQAALKKALDDVVMHCVNTVGVEVNSGSLELLTYVSGLGPGLAAKIIARREEQGPFVSRKQLLKVPRLGAKAFEQCAGFLRIHGAENPLDNSAVHPERYAVVEKMAADLGCTVQELMQQKELRDRIDLQRYVSKDSGKGGSQALGLPTLRDILEELARPGRDPRQEFTAFAFADGVNSMDDLIEEMRLPGIVTNVTKFGAFVDIGVHQDGLVHISQLADRFVKDPAEVVKVGQQVTVRVLEVDQQRRRIALSLREG
- a CDS encoding UPF0758 domain-containing protein — protein: MQRNQTSQRLRDKFQEKGIEALTDTEVIELLLTLGTPRSDCKQAARDALEKFASLPLFMDALSPVFPHM
- a CDS encoding YggT family protein produces the protein MALAKLINIVFTAYTWIIIARAVISWVNADPYNPIVRFLVQVTEPVLEKIRRYLPPMGGLDLSPMILIFAIIFLQSFLVPTLTSIGMSMH
- a CDS encoding DUF167 domain-containing protein, producing MPYLQTQPDGSLMLSLYVQPRGGQNAIVGLHGEAIKLRLSAPPVDGKANKAIIAFFAKSLKIPKSAVTIKSGLQSRMKKILLSGVDEEQVRALIKG
- a CDS encoding rhodanese-related (seleno)protein → MKNILLLVVAVLLGIGGANQALSADIQTISKEELKSKLGSYEYTILDVRADNHWNASDNKIPGAIRLPGDKVDVWAENFHKNTPLVLYCACEGLGTSGRLAQKLMEKGFTHVYALSGGWTEWLMNSYPVTHK
- a CDS encoding type II toxin-antitoxin system VapC family toxin, which codes for MILIDTCGWIEWLTDGPLCAQFEPYFSPIESVIVPTSVQYELYKWTARKRNLQTALEAAAITEQGSVVPLSTAIALSAADLSAEYSLSFADSIIYATSRFHEALLVTSDAHFKGLPGVKFFRKQSG
- a CDS encoding AbrB/MazE/SpoVT family DNA-binding domain-containing protein, translating into MLQAKLSSTFQLSIPKAMRNALDLRAGQQFTLLARGRIIELIPQRSVKEAKGMLSGCECADSSEYRDRTERSPE
- a CDS encoding META domain-containing protein — translated: MSNLALKKTKEILTSCCLVALSLSFATAAYAIGARGEFTCYDSFSMYSIETRTDHCTEEQAAQVLYNDACNFCSDKGGLANYQVDSFFSLENIQLAGTSWEVTSYNDGRGLVDINFYKELDMQFGEDGRFWGRSFCNNYMGDYTVSGDRISMKAGSSTYMRCEERRMRQDDLLLEAFRAAVGYETRGDQLILKDDYGTWVVVLIRK